In the Kribbella sp. NBC_00482 genome, one interval contains:
- a CDS encoding acyl-CoA dehydrogenase family protein yields the protein MSNSFELYALSEEHQAIREAVRAVCDAKVAPHAGDVDELAEFPKASYDALKASDFHAPHIPEQYGGAGADALATVIVIEEVARACASTSLIPAVNKLGSLPLLLSASDEVKQRYLPPVAAGDAMFSYCLSEPEAGSDAVSMKTRAVLDGDSYVLNGVKRWITNAGVSDFYTVFAVTDPDARSKGISAFVVEKSDEGVSFGAPEKKLGIKGSPTREVYFDNVRIPAGRMIGSEGTGFGTAMATLDHTRVTIAAQALGIAQGALDYALGYVKERKQFGKAIAEFQGLQFMLADMGMKIEAARQLTYAAAARSERGDSDLTYFGAAAKCFASDVAMAVTTDAVQLLGGYGYTHDYPVERMMRDAKITQIYEGTNQVQRIVMARQLLKGIS from the coding sequence GTGAGTAACTCATTCGAGCTGTACGCGCTGTCCGAGGAGCACCAGGCGATCCGCGAGGCCGTTCGCGCCGTCTGCGACGCCAAGGTCGCCCCGCACGCCGGGGACGTGGACGAGCTGGCCGAGTTCCCGAAGGCGTCGTACGACGCGCTGAAGGCCTCGGACTTCCACGCGCCGCACATCCCGGAGCAGTACGGCGGCGCAGGGGCGGACGCCCTGGCCACGGTGATCGTGATCGAGGAGGTCGCCCGCGCGTGCGCCTCGACCTCGCTGATCCCGGCCGTCAACAAGCTCGGCTCACTGCCGCTGCTGCTGTCCGCCTCCGACGAGGTGAAGCAGCGCTACCTGCCGCCGGTCGCGGCGGGCGACGCGATGTTCTCGTACTGCCTGTCCGAGCCGGAGGCCGGATCGGACGCCGTCTCGATGAAGACACGGGCAGTTCTTGATGGGGACTCGTACGTCCTGAACGGCGTGAAGCGCTGGATCACCAACGCCGGCGTGAGCGACTTCTACACGGTCTTCGCGGTGACGGACCCGGACGCCCGCTCGAAGGGGATCTCCGCCTTCGTGGTCGAGAAGTCCGACGAGGGCGTATCGTTCGGCGCTCCGGAGAAGAAGCTCGGGATCAAGGGCTCGCCGACCCGCGAGGTGTACTTCGACAACGTCCGGATCCCCGCTGGTCGCATGATTGGCTCCGAGGGGACCGGTTTCGGCACCGCGATGGCGACGCTCGACCACACCCGCGTGACGATCGCGGCGCAGGCGCTCGGGATCGCGCAGGGCGCGCTCGACTACGCGCTCGGATACGTCAAGGAGCGCAAGCAGTTCGGCAAGGCGATCGCCGAGTTCCAGGGCCTGCAGTTCATGCTCGCGGACATGGGCATGAAGATCGAGGCGGCCCGTCAGCTCACGTACGCCGCGGCCGCCCGCTCGGAGCGCGGTGACTCCGACCTGACCTACTTCGGCGCCGCCGCGAAGTGCTTCGCCTCCGACGTCGCGATGGCCGTCACCACCGACGCCGTCCAACTCCTCGGCGGCTACGGCTACACCCACGACTACCCGGTCGAACGCATGATGCGCGACGCCAAGATCACTCAAATCTACGAAGGCACCAACCAGGTCCAGCGCATCGTCATGGCCCGCCAACTCCTGAAGGGCATCAGCTGA
- a CDS encoding PucR family transcriptional regulator — MVDGVHGGVVRLVAALEEDDGVVEPILERVRSEIPSYATVERDQIIASIRRIRSRVCRTLAVGDVPPAGELWEAERATVERLDAGVPIEDILSGFRITIWTIQRRLVDIATEYGVDGSDVVALTSLVWKLSDLFSARAAADYHQLGLAHAVADQRRRDEWLGGALAGELDTGQLERGYTVYRLRRDTAYRAFCTGPADQQAIERIQRLLFEQHGDSVLMTPSHDCLVGMIEDVPSPVPGLLVAVGAPMSVERIATSYQSAQHVLAAAALHHTAGVHTVETLGWRLAVPGLEELGDLLRARYLQPLQDTRPFGEQIVEALRSYLTHERSIPLTAAALHVHVNTLRYRLGRFEELTGRSLQDTDTIVELALALSTEPAS, encoded by the coding sequence ATGGTCGACGGGGTCCATGGGGGTGTGGTCCGGCTCGTCGCAGCCCTGGAGGAAGACGACGGGGTTGTCGAGCCGATCCTCGAGCGCGTCCGGAGCGAGATCCCGAGCTACGCAACGGTCGAGCGTGACCAGATCATCGCCAGCATCCGACGGATCCGCTCCCGGGTGTGCCGCACGCTCGCTGTGGGCGACGTACCACCGGCCGGCGAGCTCTGGGAGGCCGAACGCGCCACGGTCGAACGGCTCGACGCCGGTGTACCGATCGAAGACATCCTGTCCGGATTCCGCATCACCATCTGGACCATCCAGCGCCGGCTGGTCGACATCGCAACGGAGTACGGCGTCGACGGGTCCGACGTCGTCGCGCTGACGTCCCTGGTGTGGAAGCTCAGCGACCTCTTCTCGGCGCGAGCAGCGGCCGACTACCACCAGCTCGGGCTGGCCCACGCAGTCGCCGACCAGCGGCGCCGCGACGAGTGGTTGGGTGGCGCTCTCGCGGGCGAGCTCGACACCGGCCAACTCGAGCGGGGCTACACCGTCTACCGCTTGCGCCGGGACACGGCGTACCGCGCGTTCTGCACTGGTCCGGCGGACCAGCAGGCCATCGAGCGGATCCAGCGTCTGCTGTTCGAGCAGCACGGGGACAGCGTGCTGATGACACCGTCGCACGACTGTCTGGTGGGCATGATCGAGGACGTTCCCTCGCCGGTTCCAGGTCTCCTTGTCGCGGTCGGTGCGCCGATGTCGGTGGAGCGGATCGCTACGTCGTACCAGAGCGCTCAACACGTTCTGGCAGCTGCGGCACTGCACCACACTGCAGGCGTGCACACCGTGGAAACCCTCGGCTGGCGCCTCGCAGTACCGGGCCTGGAAGAACTGGGCGACCTTCTCAGAGCGCGTTACCTCCAGCCGTTACAAGACACCAGGCCGTTCGGTGAGCAGATCGTCGAGGCACTCCGTAGTTACCTCACTCACGAGCGAAGCATTCCGTTGACTGCCGCGGCTCTGCACGTCCATGTCAACACCCTGCGCTACCGCCTGGGACGCTTTGAGGAGTTGACGGGCCGCTCGCTGCAGGACACCGACACGATCGTGGAACTGGCTCTCGCGCTATCGACGGAGCCCGCTTCGTAA
- a CDS encoding GNAT family N-acetyltransferase, whose translation MSVAPFSAGFRLAGTRGSIGTSRAAGSSPCGSPRCRVRGRPKLAASAQGRGLNTDAKLQLLEFAFATLSVARVDLMTDARNRQSRMAIERVGATFEGVLRHWSRSRKSGEDGMLRDTAVYSVISEEWAQRRARLAERLSHDDDLTVN comes from the coding sequence ATGTCCGTTGCGCCGTTCTCGGCAGGATTTCGTCTGGCCGGTACTCGAGGGTCGATCGGTACGTCTCGAGCCGCTGGGTCATCGCCATGCGGCAGCCCTCGCTGTCGCGTCCGAGGAAGACCGAAGCTGGCCGCATCGGCCCAGGGTCGCGGGCTGAATACCGATGCCAAGCTGCAGTTGCTCGAGTTTGCCTTCGCCACCCTGAGCGTGGCGCGGGTCGACCTCATGACCGATGCTCGCAACCGGCAGTCCCGGATGGCCATCGAGCGCGTCGGTGCAACCTTCGAGGGTGTGTTGCGCCATTGGTCGAGATCACGGAAATCCGGCGAGGACGGGATGCTGCGGGACACCGCGGTGTACTCCGTCATCAGCGAGGAGTGGGCGCAGCGTCGTGCTCGGCTCGCAGAACGACTCTCCCATGACGACGACCTCACGGTGAACTGA